Within Hydrogenoanaerobacterium saccharovorans, the genomic segment TGAAACAGGCGGGGAAAGAAGACCAGTTTGAAGACGTGCTGAAAGAGATTCCAAACGTTCGTAAAGATTCCGGTTATCCACCGTTGGTAACCCCCACCTCGCAAATCGTTGGTACACAGGCTGTGTTCAACGTCATCATGGGTGAGCGCTACAAAATGGTAACCAAAGAGTTTAAGGGCTTGGTTCGCGGTGAGTACGGCAGAACCCCTGCGCCGATCGACCCTGAGTTCCGTAAAAAGATTATCGGCGACGATAAGCCAATTGATTGCCGCCCTGCAGATTTACTGGAGCCTGAGGTTGAAAAGATGAAAGCAGAACTTCCCGCAAAATACAACGAGCAGGAAGAAGACGTTCTCACATGGGCAATGTTCCCGCAGGTTGCTCCCAAATTTTTTGAGAGCCGCCGCCAAAAGAAGTACGGCATTGACGGAGAGCATTTGGATGCTGAAAACGGTGTACATCCCGTTTAAGCAAAGAATACATTATAAATTATCCAGTAACCGTAAAAGCCATCTGCTGTGTGCAGGTGGCTTTTTGAAATATTGTAACCAACTTGTAATGCAATAAAACTCTGTTTCTGCTGCACTGATAGGATAGATGGAAAACTTGTTAAAATGAAAGGAGCAGAGTCAATGAAAAAGATAAAACGGATAATGGCATTGCTTTTGGTATTTGTTTTGGTCTTGTCCGCCACAGCATGCGGTGCGCCCAAAAGCAGCAGCAATTTTGCAGCCAGTAGTGCAGCAGATTCCCCCAGGGAAAGCGGGGAAATTAGTTACGATGCAGCCACGGCAGAACAGGCTGTTGCAATGGATGGAGCACCTGAAGCAAATAAAAGTGCAGCAGCTCCAAACAATATTTTGCCCGACAGCTCCCGCAAACTGATACGCCGGGTTTATCTCGATGTGGAAACGCTCGACTTTGACAACCTAAGTGCAAAAATCGAACAGCAGATAGCGGCACTGGGCGGATATATTGAGCAAAGCGAAATTTCAGGTAACAGCTATCGCAGCGAGAGCAAGCGCTACTCTCACATTGTCGCCCGTATCCCCAAGGCGAAAGTGGACGGATTTATCGGTACGGTGGGCGAAATCGGTAATATCACCAATAAGCAGGATTCTGTTGAAGATGTGACACTGCAGTATGTGGATGTGGAGAGCCGCAAAAAATCGCTGAAGATTGAGCAGGAGCGGCTGCTTGTGCTATTGGCAAAGGCAGAAAAGCTCGAGGACATTATCCAACTGGAGCAGCGCCTTTCGCAGGTGCGCTATGAGTTGGAAAATTATGAATCGCAGCTGCGTACATACGATAATCAGGTGGATTACAGTACTGTTACCCTTGATATTCGCGAGGTGCAGCGTGTAACCCCCGCAGAACAAAAAACAATGTGGAGCCGCATGAAAACAGGCTTTAGCGAAACCATTTTGGATATCAAAGAAGGCTGCAAAAACTTTGCGGTGTGGTTTGTGGTAAACCTGCCTTACATCGTTATCTGGGCAGTTTTAATTACGGTTGTGGTAATTGTACTGCGTAAGGTGAACCGCTTGGCAATGGGGGATAAACCAAAAGCCAAGAGACTAACATGGCGAAAAGATGCCGAAACGGATGAAATAGCCAAGAATGACAAGAACGAAGATAAATAAGGACAGCGCAAAGGCACCGGCTTTTAAGTCGGTGCCTTTTGAATGGGCTCATAAACGTTTTTTTCGTTCTCCGTTATAATACGGTAGATTTGAACTCTGTCGGAATTCAACTTCAAGCTGGCAAGCAAAGCAATAATGGAGTCGATATCTTCACCGTGTATTCGAATAGAAATGCCGCAGCTTGCATGAATCTCGCGGGGTGTGGGCAAAATTGTAAAATCGAACTTATTGCGCAGGTGCATTTTGGTGGCGATCCCATCGTGTGTAGAAGAAAAAGATAATAAATAATACATCATTAAAAAGAGATTACTTTGGCAGCGGTAAGCATACGCGATGATATATCGTACATATTGCTTACAGTACCGATTTTAAGTTGTTCGCTTAACCCATAATAATTTAGGCATGTACCGCACACCAAAATTTCACATCCGCGTGCCTGCAAAGCATGAAGGTGCTCTACAACCTGCTCGTTTTGCGTCGGCAGTTTTACTCCGCCGTTCATAAACAAAATCGATTGGGGCAGATTGTCCCCTTGCGAAAGTGTGTAAAACAGCATCGTCATCAAGTTATGCCCAAGTTCAGGGCTGCCGCTGCCAATGCCGTCGCTGCCCACAAACAATACCCAAGGGGATTTCCCAGAAAGGGGCAGAACAGGTATTTCAGGTTTTTCGATATTTTCTTGAAGCGTTTTCTCGGCAGATTCGTTATTGAATACTACCAAAAAGTTTTCGCTCTCGTTTTTTACAGCAACAGAACAGTTTTTGCTTGCACCTAAGCGCTTCAAATTTTCGACGGCTGTTTGGTTATCTACTTCTATGGTAAGTTGTTTTATACCTGCATCCAGCTCTTTTTTTGCCATAATTACGGGCATCGGGCAGGCTTTGCCTTTTGCATCAATGTATGTCATAATTATCACGCCTTTCAAAAAACTACTCTTAAATAGTATACCACTCAAAAACGAGCAATTACAATGGAGTTTTATAATAATGCTGCATTGGTATAGATAAAATCAATAGTTACAAGTTGGTAACAAAAAACACTCATTTCACACAGATTCAGTTGCATTCAATGTATAAAGATAGTAAAATATAAAGATGGATCAGTTTGCTTTTTTATAGTTCCAACCGGAAGTAAAATAAAATACAGCCGCTTATTCAGCGGTGCGGAGGAATACCATGATCAGAAGTATGACAGGCTTTGGACGTGCGCAGGAAACGATAGATGGCAGAGATATTTTGGTGGAAATCAAGAGCGTAAACCACCGTTTTTTCGAGTTTTCATGCCGTGTACCGCGCGCCTATGGTTATCTGGAAGAAAAACTCAAAAGTTATCTGCAAACAAAAATTTCGCGCGGTAAGGTGGATGTGAATGTCACTGTTGTGACGATGGAGGGGGCAAATGCCCATGTCGAAATCAACTATGAGCTTGCCAAAAGCTACACCGAGGCGTTGCGCGAACTGAGTGAGAAACTAAATTTGGCTGATGATCTATCGCTTTCATCCATTTCGCGTTTTGCCGATATCTTTAATGTCAGAAAAAACATGGAGGATGAAGAGGTGATTTGGAACGGTGTAAAAACCGTACTGGATGAAGCTGCCGATAAATTTGTCGCCATGCGTTCCGCAGAAGGCGAACGCTTAAAAGAAGATTGCCTCAACCGCCTTGTAACCATTGAAAATGCCGTGGAACAAATTGAAAAACGGTCGCCCCGTATTGTGGCGGAATACCGTGAACGCCTTTACAGCAAGCTGAAAGATGTTTTGGAAAACACCAACATTGATGACCAGCGTATCCTTACCGAAGCGGCTATTTTTTCAGAAAAAACTGCGGTAGACGAAGAAACGGTACGCCTGCGCAGCCACATTGCACAGTTCCGCGATATTTTAAAGCTCAAAGAGCCTGTAGGCAGAAAACTGGATTTTTTAGTACAAGAATTTAACCGCGAAACCAATACCATCGGCAGCAAAGCGCAAGATATTGAGGTTGCCCGCATTGTAGTGGATGTAAAAAGTGAAATTGAAAAAATACGTGAGCAGATTCAAAATATAGAATAGGATGTGTTTAGCGTGTTGGTACTGCTTTTAATACCGATGATAGCTGCATCAATCGGCGTTTTAGCTTACAGAGGGATATCGAATTCGTCATCCGTCGGCATCATCGGCGGGGCAGACGGCCCAACTGCAATTTATGTAGCGCAAACGTTCAACCCGTGGTACATCTTAGGGGGCGCTATAGCGGTATTATTACTGTTACTGGCACTGATTGGTTTTATTGTATACAGAAAGAAAAAAAGACAATAATGGGCATTGCCCGTACACAAACTGGGGTGGAGAGCCGCCATTGGTGAGATGCAGACCCCAAAGCATAAAATAGAGGAGGACTCCCCATGAAACTGATTAATATCGGCTTTGGAAACATGGTGTCTGCCAACAGATTGGTTGCAATAGTCAGCCCCGAGAGTGCGCCCATTAAGCGCATTATTCAGGATGCACGCGACCGAGGCACCTTAATTGATGCGACCTACGGCAGGAGAACACGTGCGGTTATTATTACCGACAGCGACCATGTGGTGTTATCGGCTGTACAGCCCGAGACGGTGGCAAACCGCTTGAACGATGACGATGATGACGATGAGGAGATTGCAGAGGATGAATAACAAGGGACTGCTGGTTGTGATTTCCGGTCCGTCCGGTGTTGGTAAGGGTACGGTTTTGCGCAGCTACCTTGCCCAAAACAAAAAAGTAAAGGTGTCTATTTCTGCTACCACCCGCAATCCCCGCCCGGGTGAGGAGGACGGTGTACACTATTACTTTATGACTGAAGAACGTTTTTGCCAGCTTGCAGAGAACGATGGAATGCTGGAACATGCACAATACAGCGGGAATTATTACGGTACACCGCGCGAGATGGTGGAGCGCGAACTTTGTGCAGGCAACGATGTGATTTTAGAAATTGAAGTACAAGGAGCAATGCAGGTAAAACAAAAATGCCCCGATGCACTGATGATTTTTATTTTACCCCCAAGCATGGCAGAACTGACCAAACGGCTGATAGACCGCCGTACCGAGGATGAGGAAACCATCAACCGGCGTATGGCTGCCGCTAAAAACGAGCTGGCACAGGCTAGCTCTTACGATTACGCAGTCATCAACGATAATGTGGATGATGCGGTAGAAAAAATTGGTGCAATATTGCGCGCTGCGAAGTGCAGCACAAATTATATGAAAGATTTTATAAATGAGGTGCAACAGTTATGAATATGCTAAGACCGTCTATTTCCGAAATTATCAAAGAAAATGAAAGCCCATACTCGCTTGTGGTTGCCGTTGCTAAACGTGCCCGCGAAATTACAGATGAAGCGGAAGAAGATAAGAAGGTTTTAATCGATAAGCCTGTAAAACTTGCCATAGAAGAGTTTGCCGTGGGAAAAGTGAAGATGGTAGAGAGCGAAAATATCGGGCTTCATGTAGAGGAATAAGTCTAACAATTACGATGGAGGACTGCTTGTTGTGACAGTGCGTTTGATAGCCAAGGTTGCGGTTGATAAAGCCGCATTTCATTTTGACAAGCTGTACGACTACCTTATTCCCGTAGAGTATGGTTCCGCCGCAAAAGTTGGCTGCCGTGTTCTAGTGCCGTTTGGTGCGGGTAACCGTAAACGCCAAGGTGTTATATTAGCGTTAGAACAGCTTAAAAGCGACGAACACACGCACAAAATCAAACCCATCCATCTTCTGCTTGATGAGGAAGTATACCTGACGCAAGAGTTGCTTGAACTCGTTTATTATCTGAAAGAAAACACTTTTTGTACCTATTATGATGCAGTAAAAACTTTGTTGCCTGCGGGGGTTGGGTACAATTTGGGGTTTGTATACCATGTAAACCCACACCCGCAAAGTGACATTTCTGTGCTTACACACGAGGAACAAGCTCTGGTGGACTATTTAAAAAGCAGAAAAGCCCCAATTTTAAAAGAAAAACTTTGTGAAGTATTCGGGCTTACCCCTGAAAACCCTTTGCTTAAAAAACTTACCGCCGAAGGTTGGCTGCTTTGCGAAGAAACTGCCAAACGTAAAATCGGCGATGAAACAGTAACCATGGTGCGCCTTTACGGTGATTGTACCGAGGGTGTGCCCGACAATATCAAGCTTACTGCAAAACAGCGTGCGGTGTTGGAATTGCTTTGCAATGTCGGTACCGCATCGGTAAAAGAAATCGGCTACTTTACAGGCACTACTTCGGCAGTTGTAAAAGCTTTGGAGAAAAAGGGCTATGTGGAGTTGTTCGAAAACGAGGTGTTTCGCTCGCCTGTTACCGCAAGCAGCGTGCAGGCAGAGCAAACCGTTCTTACTGCGCATCAGCAGTTGGCTTACGAGGGCATAAAAGCCCTTTACGATAAAAACCAGCCCGCTGTATCATTGCTGTATGGTGTAACGGGCAGCGGTAAAACAAGTGTTTTTGTGCGGCTGATAGAAAAGATGGTAGAACAGCACCGGCAGGTGATTGTGTTGGTGCCTGAAATATCCCTCACCCCGCAGGCAATCGAGGTGTTTACCTCGCGGTTTGGCAAAAGGGTGGCGATTTTGCATAGCGGGCTTTCTATGGGCGAGCGGTTGGATGAATGGAAGCGTATCCGAACAGGGCAGGTGGATATTGCTGTGGGCACACGTTCTGCGGTATTTGCACCGTTTGAAAATCTGGGTATGATTATCATAGATGAGGAGCAGGAAAGCACTTACAAAAGCGAGGCAAGCCCGCGTTACCATGCCCGTGAAGTAGCAAAAGTGCGTATTTTGCGCCACAATGCACATCTGCTGCTGTGTTCGGCTACGCCGAGTGTTGAGAGTTACTACCATGCCAAAACAGGGCGATACCATCTGTTTACACTGAACGAGCGTTTCGGAGATGCCGTACTCCCGTCGGTTTCGGTTGTGGACATGGATGCGGAACAGCGCGAGGGCAATTTTATGAGCATCAGCCATGTGCTGGGTGAGCAGATTGCAGAAAACCTGCGCAACAAGCAGCAGACCATCCTTTTGCTCAACCGCAGGGGCTACAACACGTTGGTGAAATGCACAAGCTGCAATACGGCGGTATCCTGCCCGCATTGCAGTATCGGGCTTACTTACCACCATGCAAACGGGCGGCTGATGTGCCATTACTGCGGTTACTCGCGTGAGCTTACACAAAAATGCGAAGTATGCGGCAGCGAGTATGTAAAATATGCAGGAGCGGGCACGCAAAAGCTCGAAGAAGAGCTGAAAATGCTGTTCCCATCTGCAAGAATATTGCGGATGGACGCAGACACCACCATGGCGAAACACGCTTACGAGCAAAACTTTAAACAGTTTGCCGACGGCGAATACGACATTATGGTGGGTACCCAAATGGTGGCAAAGGGTTTAAACTTCCCCAATGTAACGTTGGTTGGCGTACTTTCGGCAGACAGCACGCTGTTTGGCGACAATTTTAAAAGCGAAGAGCGCACCTTCAGCCTGCTTACGCAGGTAGTTGGGCGCAGCGGACGGGGCGAGCTGCATGGCAGAGCCTATATTCAAACGCACTTCCCCGATAATGAAATTTTTGCAATGGCAGCGGAACAAGATTACCAGAGATTTTATGAAAATGAAATTGCTACCCGCAAAATTATGCTTTATCCGCCGTTTTGCCAGATGTGTGCGGTTGGGTTCAGCGGTGAAAATGAGCGCGAAGTAATTGCTGCGGCACAATATTTTCAAAAATGCCTTACCGAAACAGCAAAGCAAAACTACCCCGATTTGCCGCTGCGAATATTGGGCGTTACCCCCAATATAGTGTTGCGCGTAAGCGGTAAATTC encodes:
- a CDS encoding DUF4349 domain-containing protein codes for the protein MKKIKRIMALLLVFVLVLSATACGAPKSSSNFAASSAADSPRESGEISYDAATAEQAVAMDGAPEANKSAAAPNNILPDSSRKLIRRVYLDVETLDFDNLSAKIEQQIAALGGYIEQSEISGNSYRSESKRYSHIVARIPKAKVDGFIGTVGEIGNITNKQDSVEDVTLQYVDVESRKKSLKIEQERLLVLLAKAEKLEDIIQLEQRLSQVRYELENYESQLRTYDNQVDYSTVTLDIREVQRVTPAEQKTMWSRMKTGFSETILDIKEGCKNFAVWFVVNLPYIVIWAVLITVVVIVLRKVNRLAMGDKPKAKRLTWRKDAETDEIAKNDKNEDK
- a CDS encoding DUF3343 domain-containing protein, with product MMYYLLSFSSTHDGIATKMHLRNKFDFTILPTPREIHASCGISIRIHGEDIDSIIALLASLKLNSDRVQIYRIITENEKNVYEPIQKAPT
- the yedF gene encoding sulfurtransferase-like selenium metabolism protein YedF: MMTYIDAKGKACPMPVIMAKKELDAGIKQLTIEVDNQTAVENLKRLGASKNCSVAVKNESENFLVVFNNESAEKTLQENIEKPEIPVLPLSGKSPWVLFVGSDGIGSGSPELGHNLMTMLFYTLSQGDNLPQSILFMNGGVKLPTQNEQVVEHLHALQARGCEILVCGTCLNYYGLSEQLKIGTVSNMYDISSRMLTAAKVISF
- a CDS encoding YicC/YloC family endoribonuclease, with translation MIRSMTGFGRAQETIDGRDILVEIKSVNHRFFEFSCRVPRAYGYLEEKLKSYLQTKISRGKVDVNVTVVTMEGANAHVEINYELAKSYTEALRELSEKLNLADDLSLSSISRFADIFNVRKNMEDEEVIWNGVKTVLDEAADKFVAMRSAEGERLKEDCLNRLVTIENAVEQIEKRSPRIVAEYRERLYSKLKDVLENTNIDDQRILTEAAIFSEKTAVDEETVRLRSHIAQFRDILKLKEPVGRKLDFLVQEFNRETNTIGSKAQDIEVARIVVDVKSEIEKIREQIQNIE
- a CDS encoding sodium ion-translocating decarboxylase subunit beta; the encoded protein is MLVLLLIPMIAASIGVLAYRGISNSSSVGIIGGADGPTAIYVAQTFNPWYILGGAIAVLLLLLALIGFIVYRKKKRQ
- the remA gene encoding extracellular matrix/biofilm regulator RemA; its protein translation is MKLINIGFGNMVSANRLVAIVSPESAPIKRIIQDARDRGTLIDATYGRRTRAVIITDSDHVVLSAVQPETVANRLNDDDDDDEEIAEDE
- the gmk gene encoding guanylate kinase, which translates into the protein MNNKGLLVVISGPSGVGKGTVLRSYLAQNKKVKVSISATTRNPRPGEEDGVHYYFMTEERFCQLAENDGMLEHAQYSGNYYGTPREMVERELCAGNDVILEIEVQGAMQVKQKCPDALMIFILPPSMAELTKRLIDRRTEDEETINRRMAAAKNELAQASSYDYAVINDNVDDAVEKIGAILRAAKCSTNYMKDFINEVQQL
- the rpoZ gene encoding DNA-directed RNA polymerase subunit omega codes for the protein MNMLRPSISEIIKENESPYSLVVAVAKRAREITDEAEEDKKVLIDKPVKLAIEEFAVGKVKMVESENIGLHVEE
- the priA gene encoding replication restart helicase PriA, whose amino-acid sequence is MTVRLIAKVAVDKAAFHFDKLYDYLIPVEYGSAAKVGCRVLVPFGAGNRKRQGVILALEQLKSDEHTHKIKPIHLLLDEEVYLTQELLELVYYLKENTFCTYYDAVKTLLPAGVGYNLGFVYHVNPHPQSDISVLTHEEQALVDYLKSRKAPILKEKLCEVFGLTPENPLLKKLTAEGWLLCEETAKRKIGDETVTMVRLYGDCTEGVPDNIKLTAKQRAVLELLCNVGTASVKEIGYFTGTTSAVVKALEKKGYVELFENEVFRSPVTASSVQAEQTVLTAHQQLAYEGIKALYDKNQPAVSLLYGVTGSGKTSVFVRLIEKMVEQHRQVIVLVPEISLTPQAIEVFTSRFGKRVAILHSGLSMGERLDEWKRIRTGQVDIAVGTRSAVFAPFENLGMIIIDEEQESTYKSEASPRYHAREVAKVRILRHNAHLLLCSATPSVESYYHAKTGRYHLFTLNERFGDAVLPSVSVVDMDAEQREGNFMSISHVLGEQIAENLRNKQQTILLLNRRGYNTLVKCTSCNTAVSCPHCSIGLTYHHANGRLMCHYCGYSRELTQKCEVCGSEYVKYAGAGTQKLEEELKMLFPSARILRMDADTTMAKHAYEQNFKQFADGEYDIMVGTQMVAKGLNFPNVTLVGVLSADSTLFGDNFKSEERTFSLLTQVVGRSGRGELHGRAYIQTHFPDNEIFAMAAEQDYQRFYENEIATRKIMLYPPFCQMCAVGFSGENEREVIAAAQYFQKCLTETAKQNYPDLPLRILGVTPNIVLRVSGKFRYKIIIKCSGSKQFRAMMAAVLIQFAKQRSIKGISVYADLYFDGTI